The Alphaproteobacteria bacterium CG11_big_fil_rev_8_21_14_0_20_39_49 DNA window GTATATATCTTGAAACTATGGAAGAAGTTTTAAAAGGTATGAACAAAATAGTTCTGGATTCTAAAGGCGGTGTAGTTCCGTATCTTCCTCTTAATGAATTAAACAAAAAAAGGTAGGTCATGAATAAAGGTTTGTTCGCAATAGTCGGCGTATTTATAGTACTGTTATTATTAAATTCATTTTTCATAGTTAACCAGACCGAACAGGTTATCGTACTGCAATTCGGAAAACCCGTAGAATTTAGCGATGGCGGTGAGAAAGTCTCTTATATTAACAATCCGGGGCTTAAATTTAAGATACCTTTTATTCAGCAGGTAGTAAGGTTTGATAAGCGTGTTTTATATTTTGAAGCTGCGGACAAGGAGATATTGGACTCTGAGAATAAGACTCTTACCGTTAGTGCTTTTGCAAAATATAAAATAACCGATCCCCTTACATTCTATGAAAAAGTTACCGACCTGAGGGGCATTAATTCAAAGCTTGATAAGATATTCGAATCAAGCCTGCGTGATGCTATAGGTAAAGCTCCTCTTCAGACCCTGCTTACGGATAACAGAAAAGGGATAATGAAAGAAATTAACGATAGCGTTGTTGAAAAGTCTTTAGCATTCGGGATACAGGTGACCGATGTAAGGATAGTAAGAGCCGATCTGCCTAAAGAGAACTCCGACGCTATTTTCCAAAGAATGTACACCGACCGTAACAAAGAGGCACGTGAATACAGGGCACAAGGTCAGGAAGAAGCTCAGAAGATAGTTTCAAAAGCTGAAAAACTGGCGACAATAATCATTGCCGAGGCGGAGCGTGACTCACAGATAATCCGAGGTGAGGGTGATG harbors:
- the hflC gene encoding HflC protein, producing MNKGLFAIVGVFIVLLLLNSFFIVNQTEQVIVLQFGKPVEFSDGGEKVSYINNPGLKFKIPFIQQVVRFDKRVLYFEAADKEILDSENKTLTVSAFAKYKITDPLTFYEKVTDLRGINSKLDKIFESSLRDAIGKAPLQTLLTDNRKGIMKEINDSVVEKSLAFGIQVTDVRIVRADLPKENSDAIFQRMYTDRNKEAREYRAQGQEEAQKIVSKAEKLATIIIAEAERDSQIIRGEGDAKATKIFADAFNRDSEFFSFYRSMQAYKGSINKDSTSMVLSPDSEFLGYFGDINGVRKR